A genome region from Flavobacterium sp. includes the following:
- a CDS encoding Crp/Fnr family transcriptional regulator — MNKCDQCIVRQLSSLKALNKDEVVKLANSKTTYTIKKGEAIFEEGEVTNGVFCVKDGVGKLSKLSANGKDQIVKLVKSGELLGQRSMISNEPANLSAKAIADMEVCFIPKSEIIHFFNNNNQFSLNLMQSVCEDLKESENDKIALVQKTVKQRLAETLLHLHDEFGENTDKTLKVQLTREELAGMIGTATESCIRLLSDFNKLELIELVGKKIMLKDVRALKRLAE; from the coding sequence ATGAATAAATGTGATCAATGTATTGTTCGTCAGCTTTCTTCTTTAAAAGCCCTAAATAAAGATGAAGTTGTAAAATTGGCTAATAGCAAAACGACCTACACAATTAAAAAAGGCGAAGCTATTTTTGAAGAGGGCGAAGTTACCAATGGTGTCTTTTGTGTAAAAGACGGTGTTGGAAAACTTTCTAAATTGAGCGCCAACGGAAAAGACCAAATCGTTAAACTTGTAAAATCAGGTGAACTTTTAGGACAGCGCTCGATGATTAGTAATGAACCTGCAAATTTATCTGCAAAAGCTATTGCTGACATGGAAGTTTGTTTTATTCCGAAAAGCGAAATCATCCATTTTTTTAATAATAACAATCAGTTTTCTTTGAATTTGATGCAGTCTGTCTGCGAAGATTTAAAAGAATCTGAAAACGATAAAATTGCTTTAGTTCAAAAAACGGTAAAACAGCGTTTGGCTGAAACTTTATTGCATTTACATGATGAATTTGGAGAAAACACAGATAAAACCTTAAAAGTTCAACTTACCAGAGAAGAACTTGCCGGAATGATTGGAACTGCAACAGAAAGCTGTATCCGTTTGTTATCTGATTTTAACAAACTGGAATTGATTGAATTAGTAGGTAAAAAAATTATGCTTAAAGATGTCAGAGCATTAAAACGTCTGGCCGAATAA
- the ccoS gene encoding cbb3-type cytochrome oxidase assembly protein CcoS, which yields MSVIYLLISVSIFVAICFFIAFIVAVKTGQYDDDYTPSVRILFDDETKITSQNNNSPIEEKQV from the coding sequence ATGAGTGTTATTTATCTATTAATTTCAGTGAGTATTTTCGTGGCAATATGCTTCTTTATTGCCTTTATTGTTGCTGTCAAAACTGGTCAGTACGATGACGATTATACGCCCTCGGTCAGAATTCTATTTGACGACGAGACAAAAATTACTTCCCAAAATAATAATTCGCCAATCGAAGAAAAACAAGTATAA
- the ccoN gene encoding cytochrome-c oxidase, cbb3-type subunit I produces MEMEQFYYDNKIVKKFIYATILFGVVGMLVGLTLAVMYLFPNITDGISWLSYGRLRPLHTNAVIFAFVGNAFFAGMYYSMQRLLKARMFSDFLSNLHFWGWQLIIVAAAITLPLGYTSSKEYAELEWPIDIAIALIWVVMGINMIGTMLRRRERHLYVAIWFYLATFVTVAVLHIFNNIELPVSALKSYSVYAGVQDALVQWWYGHNAVAFFLTTPFLGLMYYFVPKIANRPIYSYRLSIIHFWSLIFIYIWAGPHHLLYSALPNWAQNLGVAFSVMLIAPSWGGMINGLLTLRGAWDKVREEPVLKFFVVAITGYGMATFEGPMLSLKNVNAIAHYTDWIVAHVHVGALAWNGFMSFAIIYWLIPRMTKSNLYSKKLANFHFWIGTLGIIIYTIPLYVAGFQQASMWKQFNPDGTLTYGNFLETVTAIMPMYWMRAIGGTLYLAGMITLVYNIIMTVKAGETIEDELAQAPALQRISSSRLSGEKFHSWLERKPIQLTILATIAILIGGIIQIVPTIMVKSNIPTISSVKPYTPLELEGRDLYIREGCVGCHSQSVRPFRHEVVRYNGPQSKAGEFVYDHPFLWGSKRTGPDLLRVGGKYNDNWHFNHMWNPQSTSAGSIMPGYKWLFDNKPMDTSLTQKKMQAMITLGVPYSKEDVENAQKTLRAQAVKIEKSLESDPDFVKSYEDSKKKAAAKGENFVPMNEREIVALIAYIQRLGTDIKVKEKSK; encoded by the coding sequence ATGGAAATGGAACAGTTTTATTACGACAACAAAATTGTAAAAAAATTCATTTACGCCACTATTCTTTTCGGAGTTGTGGGTATGTTAGTGGGACTGACCTTAGCGGTTATGTACCTTTTTCCCAATATCACAGATGGGATTTCGTGGCTTAGTTATGGTCGTTTAAGGCCTTTACACACAAATGCCGTTATTTTCGCCTTTGTTGGGAATGCGTTTTTTGCAGGAATGTATTATTCGATGCAAAGATTACTAAAAGCGAGAATGTTTAGTGATTTTTTAAGTAATCTTCACTTCTGGGGCTGGCAGTTAATCATAGTCGCCGCAGCAATTACATTACCATTAGGGTATACTTCTTCAAAAGAATATGCAGAACTAGAATGGCCTATTGATATCGCCATAGCGTTAATTTGGGTTGTAATGGGAATTAATATGATTGGTACAATGCTTCGTAGAAGAGAGCGTCATCTGTATGTTGCCATTTGGTTCTATCTCGCAACATTTGTTACCGTAGCAGTACTGCATATTTTTAATAACATCGAACTTCCGGTTTCTGCTTTAAAAAGTTATTCAGTTTATGCCGGTGTTCAGGATGCATTAGTACAATGGTGGTACGGACACAATGCGGTTGCATTTTTCTTAACAACACCATTCTTAGGGTTGATGTATTACTTTGTTCCTAAAATTGCTAATAGACCTATTTATTCTTATAGATTATCAATTATACACTTTTGGTCTTTAATTTTCATCTATATCTGGGCTGGACCTCACCATTTATTATATTCAGCATTGCCAAACTGGGCACAGAATTTAGGTGTTGCGTTTTCTGTAATGCTTATCGCTCCATCTTGGGGAGGTATGATCAACGGACTTTTAACTTTAAGAGGTGCGTGGGATAAAGTTCGTGAAGAACCAGTTTTAAAATTCTTCGTAGTAGCGATTACTGGTTACGGAATGGCCACTTTTGAAGGACCAATGCTTTCTCTAAAAAATGTAAATGCTATTGCACATTATACTGACTGGATCGTAGCGCACGTTCACGTTGGAGCTTTAGCATGGAACGGATTTATGTCATTTGCTATTATCTATTGGTTAATTCCACGAATGACAAAATCAAATTTATATTCTAAAAAACTGGCAAACTTCCATTTCTGGATTGGTACTTTAGGTATTATAATTTATACAATTCCATTGTATGTTGCAGGTTTTCAACAGGCATCAATGTGGAAACAGTTTAATCCGGATGGAACTTTAACATACGGAAACTTCCTTGAAACAGTAACGGCTATTATGCCAATGTACTGGATGAGAGCAATTGGAGGAACCTTATACCTTGCAGGTATGATTACATTGGTTTATAACATTATTATGACTGTTAAAGCTGGTGAAACAATTGAAGACGAATTAGCTCAGGCCCCAGCTTTACAAAGAATAAGCAGCAGCAGATTAAGTGGAGAAAAATTCCACTCATGGTTAGAAAGAAAACCAATTCAGTTAACAATTTTAGCTACAATTGCTATTTTAATTGGAGGTATTATTCAAATTGTACCTACAATCATGGTGAAATCAAATATTCCAACTATTTCAAGTGTAAAACCATATACACCATTAGAACTTGAAGGACGAGATTTATACATTAGAGAAGGATGTGTAGGCTGTCACTCACAATCTGTTAGACCTTTCAGACATGAAGTTGTACGTTACAACGGGCCACAGTCAAAAGCAGGTGAGTTTGTGTACGACCATCCATTTTTATGGGGATCTAAACGTACTGGTCCGGATTTATTAAGAGTAGGGGGAAAATACAATGATAACTGGCATTTCAATCACATGTGGAATCCGCAAAGTACTTCAGCAGGATCTATCATGCCAGGATACAAATGGCTGTTTGATAATAAACCAATGGATACTTCATTGACTCAAAAGAAAATGCAGGCAATGATAACATTAGGAGTTCCTTATTCTAAAGAAGATGTTGAAAATGCTCAAAAAACTTTAAGAGCCCAGGCTGTAAAAATTGAGAAAAGCTTAGAAAGCGATCCTGATTTTGTAAAAAGTTATGAAGACAGTAAGAAAAAAGCAGCTGCAAAAGGAGAAAATTTTGTTCCTATGAACGAAAGAGAGATTGTAGCATTGATAGCTTATATTCAAAGACTTGGTACTGATATTAAAGTAAAAGAAAAATCTAAATAA
- a CDS encoding CcoQ/FixQ family Cbb3-type cytochrome c oxidase assembly chaperone → MFEQIKHNMETISGIEIYPILSLLIFFFFFVGLGIWVFSYKKDKIKEMSNIPLDEGLV, encoded by the coding sequence ATGTTTGAACAAATAAAACACAATATGGAAACGATATCGGGTATAGAAATTTATCCGATTCTTTCTCTCTTGATTTTCTTTTTCTTTTTCGTAGGATTAGGTATTTGGGTCTTCTCTTATAAAAAAGATAAAATTAAGGAAATGAGTAACATACCTTTAGATGAAGGTTTAGTATAA
- a CDS encoding cbb3-type cytochrome c oxidase N-terminal domain-containing protein, which translates to MKKFFPVYVRIPLIFFIVFALMEYFIDSGDRPAFIKYPMVSVFLLVFLFILIAIEITLSAVNRVMYQLMSPEEKAKLEYENSLSIQESTWFKELMHKLTKTEPMSKEADLLMDHDYDGIKELDNNLPPWWVYLFYICIVFGVIYVVRYDVLGADDQEMELKKEMAQAKIDVEEYLKTAPDLMDEKTVVLLTDEPSLAAGKEIFMTNCAACHRADAGGQIGPNLTDDRWILGGGIKNVFHTITNGGRDGKGMVSWKNNGLKPKEIQKVASYILSLQGSNPKDPKEAEGDVWVDENAPKKDDAAKTAKDSTEVKK; encoded by the coding sequence ATGAAAAAGTTTTTCCCAGTATATGTTAGAATACCGCTGATTTTCTTCATCGTATTTGCTTTAATGGAATATTTTATAGATTCAGGCGACAGACCTGCTTTTATCAAATACCCAATGGTGTCTGTCTTTTTACTTGTTTTCCTGTTTATTCTTATTGCAATTGAAATAACACTTAGTGCAGTAAATAGAGTGATGTATCAATTAATGTCACCAGAAGAAAAGGCAAAATTAGAATATGAAAACAGCCTAAGCATTCAAGAAAGTACCTGGTTTAAAGAATTAATGCATAAGCTTACCAAGACAGAGCCAATGTCTAAAGAAGCTGATTTGTTAATGGATCATGATTACGACGGTATTAAAGAACTTGATAATAATTTACCGCCTTGGTGGGTGTATCTATTTTATATCTGTATTGTTTTTGGAGTAATCTATGTAGTACGTTACGATGTATTAGGAGCTGACGATCAGGAAATGGAGCTTAAAAAAGAAATGGCTCAGGCAAAAATTGATGTTGAGGAATATCTAAAAACTGCTCCGGATTTGATGGATGAAAAAACGGTTGTTCTCCTTACAGACGAACCAAGTTTAGCAGCAGGAAAAGAAATCTTTATGACCAATTGTGCAGCCTGCCACAGAGCTGATGCCGGAGGACAGATTGGACCAAACTTAACAGATGATCGCTGGATTTTAGGAGGAGGAATCAAAAATGTTTTCCATACCATCACTAATGGAGGTCGAGACGGAAAAGGAATGGTTTCCTGGAAAAACAATGGTTTAAAACCAAAAGAAATCCAAAAAGTAGCAAGTTATATCTTATCACTTCAGGGAAGTAACCCGAAAGATCCAAAAGAAGCAGAAGGAGATGTTTGGGTAGATGAAAATGCACCGAAAAAAGATGACGCTGCTAAAACAGCAAAAGATAGTACAGAAGTTAAAAAATAA
- the ccoG gene encoding cytochrome c oxidase accessory protein CcoG: MSNLPDEAFRDTIGTIDEGGKRKFIFPKKPSGKFYDYRKIVSYVLLAILFINPFIKVNGNQFMMFNIIERRFNIFGFPFWPQDFYLFVISMLVGVVFVILFTVVFGRIFCGWICPQTIFLEMVFRRIEYWIDGDRGAQQRLARQEWNGEKIRKRTMKWIVFFLISFVIANIFLAYIVGSDALFLMIEQGPIQQSGNFIALLIFTGVFYFVFVWFREQVCIIACPYGRLQGVLLDNKSINVAYDFVRGEKEEGRAKFNKKEDRALTGKGDCIDCLQCVHVCPMGIDIRNGTQLECTNCTACIDECDHIMESVGLPKGLIRYASEDEIAKKEPFKFTARMKGYTAVLSILLSVFVGMLFLRTDVQAVILRLPGQLFQHKGDKISNVYTYKIVNKTMKDYNDIHFELIDQKGEIKNVGKQHFKVSKEAMSQGTLFIEIEEVLLESDKTNVKIGVYNGTKLLQTTKTNFLGPRSFN; this comes from the coding sequence ATGTCAAATTTACCAGACGAAGCTTTTAGAGATACCATCGGAACTATAGATGAAGGTGGTAAAAGAAAATTTATTTTTCCGAAGAAACCGTCTGGTAAATTTTACGATTACAGAAAAATAGTCAGTTATGTTTTACTGGCAATTTTATTCATAAACCCTTTTATAAAAGTAAACGGAAACCAATTTATGATGTTCAATATTATCGAACGTCGTTTTAATATTTTTGGGTTTCCTTTTTGGCCTCAGGACTTTTATCTTTTTGTAATTTCAATGCTTGTAGGCGTTGTATTCGTAATCTTGTTTACAGTAGTTTTTGGAAGGATTTTTTGTGGCTGGATTTGCCCGCAGACTATTTTTCTTGAAATGGTTTTTCGCAGAATCGAATATTGGATTGACGGTGACCGTGGTGCGCAGCAGCGTTTAGCAAGACAGGAATGGAATGGAGAAAAAATCAGAAAAAGAACCATGAAGTGGATCGTTTTCTTTTTAATCTCTTTTGTAATTGCAAATATTTTTTTAGCCTACATAGTAGGAAGCGATGCCTTGTTTTTAATGATTGAACAAGGACCAATTCAGCAGTCGGGTAACTTTATTGCACTGCTTATTTTTACAGGAGTTTTTTATTTTGTTTTTGTATGGTTCCGCGAACAGGTTTGCATAATTGCCTGTCCTTACGGAAGACTTCAAGGTGTTCTTCTGGATAATAAATCAATAAACGTTGCTTACGATTTTGTACGAGGCGAAAAAGAAGAAGGACGTGCTAAGTTTAATAAAAAAGAAGACAGAGCTTTAACCGGAAAAGGAGATTGTATAGATTGTCTTCAGTGTGTTCATGTATGCCCAATGGGAATTGATATTAGAAACGGAACGCAATTAGAATGCACAAATTGCACTGCTTGTATCGATGAATGCGATCATATAATGGAAAGCGTAGGATTACCTAAAGGATTAATTCGTTATGCTTCTGAAGATGAAATAGCAAAAAAAGAGCCTTTTAAATTTACTGCGAGAATGAAAGGCTACACAGCAGTTCTTTCAATTTTATTAAGTGTATTTGTTGGAATGTTATTTCTTAGAACAGATGTTCAGGCTGTTATTTTACGATTACCAGGGCAGCTTTTTCAGCACAAAGGAGATAAAATCAGTAATGTTTACACATATAAAATTGTAAACAAAACAATGAAAGATTACAATGATATTCATTTTGAATTAATCGATCAGAAAGGTGAAATTAAAAATGTTGGAAAACAGCATTTTAAAGTTTCAAAAGAAGCAATGTCACAAGGAACATTGTTTATAGAAATAGAAGAAGTTCTGTTAGAAAGTGATAAAACCAATGTTAAAATTGGAGTTTATAATGGAACAAAACTTCTCCAGACAACTAAAACAAATTTTTTAGGACCACGAAGTTTTAATTAA
- a CDS encoding FixH family protein: MKINWGTGIVIAFALFMTFILYFVFEVQSNSKYDNDLVVEEYYKHDSHFQEEMARIQNAHDLQHKPSIKSEEEGVKITFPADFVSDKVKGNVLLYRASNKKFDFNTQIALTNSSLIIPQKKLVKGRWDVNMEWQYEGKKYLTKEVIYVN, from the coding sequence ATGAAAATAAATTGGGGAACCGGAATTGTCATTGCATTTGCATTGTTTATGACCTTTATTTTATATTTTGTTTTTGAAGTACAGTCAAATAGTAAATATGATAATGATTTGGTTGTAGAAGAATATTACAAACACGACTCGCATTTTCAGGAAGAAATGGCGAGAATTCAAAATGCTCATGATTTACAGCACAAACCTTCTATTAAATCTGAAGAAGAAGGTGTGAAAATTACTTTTCCGGCAGATTTTGTAAGCGATAAAGTAAAAGGAAATGTTTTGTTATACCGAGCTTCAAACAAGAAATTTGATTTTAATACGCAAATAGCTTTAACCAATTCTTCTTTAATTATTCCGCAGAAAAAATTAGTAAAAGGACGCTGGGATGTGAATATGGAATGGCAGTATGAAGGGAAAAAGTACCTAACAAAAGAAGTTATTTACGTAAATTAA
- a CDS encoding sulfite exporter TauE/SafE family protein — translation MLFSAFILGLISSLHCVGMCGPIAMMLPVDHQNEAKKVTQIITYHLGRLTAYSTIGLIFGLLGRGFFLAGIQQKMSIFIGIAMILIVLIPEKVFANYNFSKPVYKIIANIKSNLGKQFKKKSYKSLFTIGLLNGFLPCGMVYVALFGAIAMQSAGFGVLYMLLYGLGTIPLMTIVVYIHSLLKLPFRNKIQKAIPYVAVIIGVLFILRGLGLGIPYLSPSNMSLFVQGTPNCH, via the coding sequence ATGTTATTTTCAGCTTTCATTTTAGGACTTATCAGCAGCCTGCATTGCGTTGGAATGTGCGGGCCAATTGCTATGATGCTTCCGGTTGATCATCAAAATGAAGCTAAAAAAGTAACACAAATTATTACCTATCATTTAGGCAGATTAACAGCTTATTCAACAATAGGTTTAATTTTCGGATTATTAGGAAGAGGATTTTTTTTGGCTGGAATACAGCAAAAAATGTCGATTTTTATAGGTATTGCAATGATTTTGATTGTTTTAATTCCTGAAAAAGTATTTGCTAACTACAATTTTTCGAAACCCGTTTATAAAATTATAGCCAATATAAAATCTAATTTAGGTAAGCAGTTTAAAAAGAAGAGTTATAAATCTCTATTTACAATTGGTTTATTGAATGGATTCTTACCATGCGGAATGGTTTATGTGGCGTTGTTTGGAGCAATTGCCATGCAGAGTGCCGGCTTTGGAGTTCTGTATATGCTCTTGTATGGATTAGGAACAATACCTTTAATGACAATTGTTGTTTACATACATTCGTTATTAAAACTGCCATTTCGAAATAAAATTCAAAAAGCAATTCCTTATGTTGCTGTGATAATTGGAGTATTATTTATTTTAAGAGGTTTAGGTTTAGGAATTCCTTACTTATCTCCCTCAAACATGAGTTTATTTGTGCAAGGAACTCCTAACTGCCATTAA
- the hemN gene encoding oxygen-independent coproporphyrinogen III oxidase codes for MKISLTQKYNVPGPRYTSYPTVPYWNEDNFTVEKWKLSFQKAFSESNSQNGISLYIHLPFCESMCTFCGCNKRITKNHSVEEKYIQALLKEWSLYCKLLPEKPSIKEIHLGGGTPTFFSSDNLEHLINGIFSFANKAENYEFSFEGHPNNTTYEQLKKLYDLGFRRVSFGVQDYSEKVQKAINRIQPFHNVAKVTFWAKEIGYKSIGHDIIFGLPFQTIEDVIDTVEKTNSLKPDRLAFYSYAHVPWIKGNGQRGFNEENLPKDAEKRLLYETGKQLLSINGYHEIGMDHFALPTDSLFHSVENKNLHRNFMGYSASKTQLMIGLGVSSISDSWYAFAQNTKNLEDYYQLLEWDQLPIVKGHILDDEDLIIRKHILNLTCELETSWNKNSLIFKELPDVLISLKEMENDQLIVIEDNKIKITEAGRPFVRNICMAFDLHLKRKSPETNLFSMTV; via the coding sequence ATGAAAATCTCTTTGACACAAAAGTATAATGTCCCAGGTCCAAGATATACAAGCTATCCAACTGTTCCTTATTGGAATGAAGATAATTTTACTGTAGAAAAATGGAAATTATCTTTTCAAAAAGCCTTTTCAGAAAGTAATTCGCAAAACGGAATCAGTTTATACATTCATTTACCTTTTTGTGAAAGCATGTGCACATTTTGCGGCTGCAACAAACGAATCACAAAAAATCATTCGGTAGAAGAAAAATACATTCAGGCACTTTTAAAAGAATGGAGCTTGTATTGTAAGCTTCTTCCCGAAAAACCTTCGATAAAAGAAATTCATTTAGGAGGCGGAACTCCAACTTTTTTTTCTTCAGATAATTTAGAACATCTTATTAATGGTATTTTCAGCTTTGCCAATAAAGCCGAAAATTATGAATTTAGTTTTGAAGGACATCCTAATAATACAACTTACGAACAGCTGAAAAAACTGTATGATTTAGGCTTTCGCCGAGTAAGTTTTGGCGTTCAGGATTATTCTGAAAAAGTTCAAAAAGCCATTAATAGAATTCAGCCGTTTCATAATGTTGCCAAAGTAACTTTTTGGGCCAAAGAAATTGGTTATAAATCTATTGGTCACGATATTATTTTCGGACTGCCTTTTCAAACTATTGAAGATGTAATTGATACTGTTGAGAAAACAAATTCTTTAAAACCAGACCGATTAGCTTTTTACAGCTACGCTCACGTGCCATGGATTAAAGGAAATGGACAGCGTGGTTTTAATGAAGAAAATCTCCCTAAGGATGCCGAAAAGAGGTTATTATATGAAACCGGAAAACAGCTGCTTTCTATAAATGGTTACCATGAAATTGGTATGGATCATTTTGCATTGCCTACAGATAGTTTATTTCATTCGGTAGAAAATAAAAATCTGCATCGAAATTTTATGGGCTACAGTGCTTCAAAAACACAGTTAATGATTGGTTTGGGAGTTTCATCAATTAGCGACAGCTGGTACGCTTTTGCCCAAAACACTAAAAATCTTGAAGATTATTATCAGTTATTAGAATGGGATCAGCTTCCTATTGTAAAAGGGCATATTTTAGATGATGAAGATTTAATCATTCGAAAACATATCCTCAATTTAACCTGCGAACTTGAAACTTCCTGGAACAAGAATTCTTTAATTTTTAAAGAACTGCCAGATGTTTTAATTTCTTTAAAGGAAATGGAAAACGATCAATTAATTGTAATTGAAGACAATAAAATTAAAATCACAGAAGCCGGAAGACCATTTGTACGCAATATTTGTATGGCTTTTGATTTACATTTAAAAAGAAAATCACCGGAAACGAACTTGTTTTCGATGACAGTTTAA
- a CDS encoding DoxX family protein — MENIKSLNKWANAHTYLPVDLVRIILGVFLFMKGVSFVTNVQYLHDLISPIDQFGGGMFLLHYIAPAHMIGGIMIVFGLLTRWAIAAQLPVLFGAVLVNFMGRMHSESLILAIVVLLLCIFFLFYGGGKHSADYYFKMQQ, encoded by the coding sequence ATGGAAAATATTAAAAGCTTAAATAAGTGGGCAAATGCTCATACTTATTTACCAGTAGATTTAGTACGTATTATATTGGGTGTTTTTTTATTTATGAAAGGAGTTTCGTTTGTAACTAATGTTCAGTATCTGCATGATTTAATATCTCCTATCGATCAGTTTGGCGGCGGAATGTTTCTTTTGCATTACATTGCTCCTGCTCACATGATTGGAGGTATAATGATTGTTTTTGGGCTACTTACCCGCTGGGCAATTGCAGCTCAATTACCAGTACTATTTGGTGCTGTCCTGGTTAATTTTATGGGACGAATGCATTCTGAAAGTTTAATTCTGGCAATAGTAGTACTTTTACTTTGCATCTTCTTTCTTTTCTATGGAGGCGGAAAACACTCCGCTGATTACTATTTTAAAATGCAGCAATAA
- a CDS encoding carboxyl transferase domain-containing protein, whose translation MDLNFNKNEDHNKLLLSELKQKFAKVKLGGGEKRIEKLHAEGKMTARERIAYLLDENSENIEIGGFAGEGMYTEHGGCPSGGVVVKIGYIKGKQCIVVANDATVKAGAWFPITGKKNLRAQEIAIENRLPIIYLVDSAGVYLPMQDEIFPDKEHFGRIFRNNAQMSSMGITQIAAVMGSCVAGGAYLPIMSDEALIVDKTGSIFLAGSYLVKAAIGETIDNETLGGATTHCEISGVTDYKAKDDKDALDKIKNIVDKIGDFDKAGYSRIKAQKPDLEPKDIYGILPKARTEQYDMMEIIKRLVDNSEFEAYKDGYGQSLITGYARIDGWAVGIVANQRKVVKTKKGEMQFGGVIYSDSADKATRFIANCNQKKIPLVFLQDVTGFMVGSKSEHGGIIKDGAKMVNAVSNSVVPKFTVIVGNSYGAGNYAMCGKAYDPRLIFAWPSAELAVMGGTQAAKVLAQIEASSLKAKGEIIDEAKETELFTKIKARYDEQTSPYYAASRLWTDAIIDPLDTRKWISMGIEAANHAPIQKPFNLGLIQV comes from the coding sequence ATGGATTTAAACTTCAATAAAAACGAAGATCATAATAAATTACTTCTTTCAGAATTAAAACAAAAGTTTGCAAAAGTTAAATTAGGCGGCGGCGAAAAACGTATCGAAAAACTTCATGCCGAAGGAAAAATGACAGCCCGTGAGCGTATCGCTTATTTATTAGATGAAAATTCAGAAAATATTGAAATCGGCGGTTTTGCCGGAGAAGGAATGTATACAGAACATGGCGGCTGTCCTTCCGGCGGAGTGGTTGTGAAAATAGGATATATAAAAGGAAAACAATGTATTGTTGTGGCCAATGATGCTACTGTAAAAGCTGGCGCATGGTTTCCTATTACAGGTAAAAAAAATCTACGAGCGCAGGAAATAGCTATCGAAAACAGACTGCCAATTATTTATTTGGTTGACAGTGCCGGAGTTTATCTGCCTATGCAGGATGAAATTTTTCCAGATAAAGAACATTTCGGCCGAATCTTTAGAAATAATGCTCAAATGAGCAGTATGGGAATCACTCAAATTGCTGCCGTTATGGGCAGTTGTGTGGCGGGTGGTGCTTATTTACCCATTATGAGCGACGAAGCCTTGATTGTAGACAAAACGGGAAGTATTTTTCTTGCCGGAAGTTATTTAGTTAAAGCTGCCATTGGCGAAACAATAGACAATGAAACTCTTGGTGGTGCTACAACGCATTGTGAAATTTCAGGCGTGACTGATTATAAAGCCAAAGATGACAAAGATGCTTTAGATAAAATTAAAAATATTGTAGATAAAATTGGTGATTTTGATAAAGCGGGCTACAGCAGAATTAAAGCTCAAAAACCTGATTTAGAACCTAAAGATATTTACGGAATTCTTCCAAAAGCCAGAACTGAGCAATATGACATGATGGAAATTATCAAACGTTTGGTTGATAATTCAGAGTTTGAAGCTTACAAAGACGGTTATGGTCAATCTCTTATTACAGGTTATGCCAGAATAGACGGCTGGGCGGTTGGTATTGTAGCCAATCAGCGTAAAGTAGTAAAAACTAAAAAAGGAGAAATGCAGTTTGGCGGTGTTATTTATTCTGACAGCGCTGACAAAGCCACACGTTTTATTGCCAATTGCAATCAAAAGAAAATTCCATTGGTATTTTTACAAGATGTTACCGGTTTCATGGTAGGTTCAAAATCTGAGCATGGTGGTATTATTAAAGATGGTGCCAAAATGGTAAATGCGGTAAGTAACTCTGTAGTACCAAAATTTACTGTAATCGTAGGAAATTCTTATGGTGCAGGAAATTATGCAATGTGCGGAAAAGCCTATGACCCAAGATTAATTTTTGCATGGCCAAGTGCTGAATTGGCGGTTATGGGCGGTACACAGGCGGCAAAAGTTTTAGCTCAAATTGAAGCTTCTTCGCTTAAAGCGAAAGGAGAAATTATCGATGAAGCCAAAGAAACTGAACTTTTTACTAAAATAAAAGCGCGTTATGATGAGCAGACTTCACCTTATTATGCGGCTTCGAGATTATGGACAGATGCTATTATAGATCCGCTTGATACCCGAAAATGGATTTCTATGGGAATCGAAGCTGCAAACCACGCTCCTATTCAAAAACCATTTAATTTAGGCTTAATTCAGGTTTAA